From the genome of Pelosinus fermentans DSM 17108:
TATTGACCTTTTTCAATGCATATTGTCAGACTCTCTAAGCAGCGTTAACTCCAGTGGATCATTTTCTGCTGGAGTTTTATGATGGTTAGCGATTATATCAATCATCTCAGGACTCTCACCAATTTCCCTCAACATACCAGCACTAATAGCCGCATGATGAAAATAAATATAAAACGCATGGCGAAGATTTGCGACCTTACTTCCTCGCCCCTGCTTTCCCCATTTTCTTAATTGATTTGGGAAAAAACAATCTCCTATAACAGTTATGATTTTATCAACTGTACTAACATCGCCTTTCACTTTTCCTACATCATGAAGTAAGGCGCATTTCACCAATAGATTAATATTTACATTTGAATGATGATCTGCTAAGCGCAGTGCTGTATATGCCACATTCAGAACATGCCGCTGATCTGGCACATTCATCGCCCAAAACAAACTTTGTGCTTTCAAGTTTAAATGCTGCTCAATAAAGTCTCTATCTTTTGGTGTAATCGAAGCGGTAAGTGCAGCAAACACCTGCTTTATTCTATGTAACATCTATTGAACCACCCATTATTCTACGTACACCAGCTTTGCATAGCCTTTACGTTTCTGACTCTCTTTTGCTTGTGCAGAAGATTCCGGAATAACGGCTAATTCTACGCTGCACCCTGAATCACGCAAAGTATCAGCCTGTTTTATTGCTTTCACCAGGTTTTCTTTATTCCATCCAATATAAACACCTTTACAATTTTGAGTACCGTCAATCCCCTGACGCTCTAATGCTAATAGTACTCGTTCAATACCTAAGGCAAAGCCA
Proteins encoded in this window:
- a CDS encoding HDIG domain-containing metalloprotein; its protein translation is MLHRIKQVFAALTASITPKDRDFIEQHLNLKAQSLFWAMNVPDQRHVLNVAYTALRLADHHSNVNINLLVKCALLHDVGKVKGDVSTVDKIITVIGDCFFPNQLRKWGKQGRGSKVANLRHAFYIYFHHAAISAGMLREIGESPEMIDIIANHHKTPAENDPLELTLLRESDNMH